The following coding sequences lie in one Phragmites australis chromosome 8, lpPhrAust1.1, whole genome shotgun sequence genomic window:
- the LOC133927459 gene encoding uncharacterized protein LOC133927459, with translation MGISHPLTDKYDALRGALLSPERTPPSSPPSSCCPADDDYLEHDVSRMDTLAGIAIKYGVEISDIKRANSLVSDSQMFAHKTLLIPLPGRPMPSSVRLNGSGQRIKRAWAPNHQQGREVTDSSKPGQQGTSPAMNTLQRYYGLTSQKGNTMDCSTEMSVYPKGSFQSIGMLNSSAQSGDRSWDYQDPVNGFSAMNGANKPKQDGSMRRRQKVEADGLCNTTDTQDGFLADPVKAIKSLLPRPISSIRLSMDTSNQKSSIPFLNGFKSVRKSPSAPNFADEENGIPMWPSSNWSFNHESFTRKTKTALD, from the exons ATGGGAATCTCTCACCCTCTGACCGACAAGTACGACGCCCTCCGCGGCGCCTTGCTATCGCCGGAGAGGACGCCTCCGTCGTCCCCGCCCTCGTCGTGCTGCCCGGCTGACGACGACTACCTGGAGCACGATGTCTCCAGGATGGACACGCTCGCCGGCATCGCCATCAAGTACGGCGTCGAG ATATCTGACATTAAGAGGGCAAATAGTTTGGTCAGTGACAGCCAGATGTTTGCACACAAAACCTTGCTCATACCTCTACCAGGAAGGCCCATGCCATCCTCTGTGAGGTTGAATGGTTCTGGTCAAAGAATCAAAAG AGCATGGGCTCCAAACCATCAGCAAGGCAGAGAAGTTACTGATTCATCCAAGCCTGGTCAGCAGGGGACGTCACCTGCAATGAATACCTTGCAGAGATACTATGGCCTAACATCTCAGAAAGGGAATACCATGGATTGCAGCACTGAAATGTCTGTGTACCCTAAGGGCAGCTTCCAAAGTATTGGCATGCTCAATTCCTCTGCACAGAGTGGTGACAGAAGCTGGGACTACCAAGACCCAGTAAATGGTTTTTCAGCAATGAATGGGGCAAACAAACCAAAGCAAGATGGTTCTATGCGCCGGCGACAGAAAGTGGAAGCAGATGGTCTATGCAATACAACCGATACCCAGGATGGTTTCCTGGCAGACCCAGTTAAGGCGATCAAGAGTTTGTTGCCGAGGCCAATCTCCAGTATCCGTCTAAGCATGGATACAAGCAATCAGAAAAGCAGTATTCCATTTCTTAACGGGTTCAAATCCGTGCGGAAGTCGCCAAGCGCGCCAAACTTTGCGGATGAGGAGAATGGGATCCCTATGTGGCCGAGTTCAAATTGGAGCTTCAACCATGAGTCCTTCACTCGGAAGACCAAAACCGCGTTGGACTGA